The following coding sequences are from one Verrucosispora sp. WMMD573 window:
- a CDS encoding short-chain fatty acyl-CoA regulator family protein, protein MRAVARTFAGARLRRMREERGLSQTELARHLSISPSYLNQIEHDNRPLTVPVLLRITELFGVDPTVFAAHDTPRLVAGLREALPGRAGLTELTELANRLPEVAAAVIELHRRYQQADEQLAELVGDRERIGRSPHDQVTEFFYRRQNYVPDLDEEAERLAGRMALRRGEVRALLRDRLAQRHGVHVTREDAAALGGELHRYRPQTRTLHLSTSLRAGQEAMRMAAQIALLEFADVIDEIVESEEFDDVQTQILTRVGLANYFAAALILPYEHFLAAAEQRRYDIDLLTQHYAMGWETVCHRLSTLQRPRARGVPFSFVRVDRAGNMSKRQSATGFPFSRTGGTCPLWTVYEAFGAPGRVVTQVAAMPDGQRYLWIARTITRHHGGYGQPGKVYAIGLGCEVRHASRLVYSTGMDLHAAEAATPIGPGCKTCERMTCPQRAAPPISRQLDVDENRSTFIPYPLRT, encoded by the coding sequence GTGAGGGCCGTCGCCAGGACCTTCGCCGGGGCCCGGCTACGCCGGATGCGCGAGGAGCGTGGGCTGAGTCAGACGGAGCTGGCCCGGCACCTCAGCATCTCGCCGAGCTATCTCAACCAGATCGAGCACGACAACCGGCCGCTGACCGTCCCGGTGCTGCTGCGCATCACCGAACTGTTCGGCGTCGACCCGACAGTGTTCGCCGCGCACGACACCCCTCGGCTGGTCGCCGGACTGCGTGAGGCGCTGCCCGGACGCGCCGGGCTGACCGAACTCACCGAACTGGCCAACCGGCTGCCGGAGGTCGCCGCGGCGGTCATCGAGCTGCACCGTCGCTACCAGCAGGCCGACGAGCAGCTCGCCGAACTGGTCGGCGACCGCGAGCGGATCGGTCGTAGCCCGCACGACCAGGTCACCGAGTTCTTCTACCGGCGGCAGAACTATGTACCGGATCTCGACGAGGAGGCCGAGCGGCTGGCCGGGCGGATGGCGCTGCGTCGCGGCGAGGTCCGCGCCCTGCTCCGCGACCGGCTGGCGCAACGGCACGGCGTGCACGTCACCCGCGAGGACGCCGCCGCGCTCGGTGGCGAGCTGCACCGGTACCGCCCGCAGACCCGCACCCTGCACCTGTCCACGTCGCTGCGCGCCGGGCAGGAGGCGATGCGGATGGCGGCCCAGATCGCGCTGCTGGAGTTCGCCGACGTCATCGACGAGATCGTCGAGTCGGAGGAGTTCGACGACGTGCAGACCCAGATCCTCACCCGGGTCGGCCTGGCCAACTACTTCGCGGCGGCGCTGATCCTTCCGTACGAACACTTCCTGGCGGCCGCCGAGCAGCGTCGGTACGACATCGACCTGCTCACCCAGCACTACGCGATGGGATGGGAGACGGTCTGCCACCGGCTCAGCACGTTGCAGCGGCCCCGGGCGCGCGGCGTGCCGTTCTCCTTCGTCCGGGTCGACCGGGCCGGCAACATGTCGAAACGCCAGTCGGCCACCGGCTTCCCATTCTCGCGCACCGGCGGCACCTGCCCGTTGTGGACGGTGTACGAGGCGTTCGGCGCGCCAGGGCGGGTGGTCACCCAGGTCGCCGCCATGCCGGACGGGCAGCGCTACCTGTGGATCGCCCGCACCATCACCCGCCACCACGGCGGCTACGGCCAACCCGGCAAGGTGTACGCCATCGGGCTGGGCTGCGAGGTGCGGCACGCCAGCCGGCTGGTCTACTCCACCGGGATGGATCTGCACGCGGCCGAGGCGGCGACCCCGATCGGGCCGGGCTGCAAGACCTGCGAGCGGATGACCTGCCCGCAGCGGGCCGCCCCGCCGATCAGCCGGCAACTGGACGTGGACGAGAACCGCAGCACCTTCATCCCGTACCCGTTGCGGACCTGA
- the eda gene encoding bifunctional 4-hydroxy-2-oxoglutarate aldolase/2-dehydro-3-deoxy-phosphogluconate aldolase, whose protein sequence is MTNVHAFEQLPIGRVLPVVVLDEARHADPLGDALVEGGLTAVEVTLRTAAGLDAIAALAARGDLTVGAGTVLTVEQAERAVGAGARFVVTPGFAPAVVHACQRAGVPVVPGAATATEIQMALDTGLNVVKFFPAQQLGGAGMIKALAAPFRDVRFIPTGGITAAVIADYLALPAVLAVGASWMVAADLIAGEQWDEITARTREALAVAGGAV, encoded by the coding sequence GTGACCAACGTTCATGCTTTTGAACAGTTGCCGATCGGCCGGGTGTTGCCGGTGGTGGTGCTCGACGAGGCGCGGCACGCCGACCCGCTCGGTGACGCCCTGGTCGAGGGGGGCCTGACCGCCGTCGAGGTGACCTTGCGTACCGCCGCCGGGCTGGACGCCATCGCGGCGCTCGCCGCCCGTGGTGACCTGACCGTCGGGGCCGGCACGGTGCTCACCGTCGAGCAGGCCGAGCGGGCGGTCGGGGCCGGTGCCCGGTTCGTGGTGACGCCCGGCTTCGCGCCGGCCGTGGTCCACGCCTGCCAACGGGCCGGCGTGCCGGTGGTGCCCGGTGCGGCCACCGCCACCGAAATCCAGATGGCCCTCGACACCGGTCTGAACGTGGTCAAGTTCTTCCCCGCCCAGCAACTCGGCGGGGCGGGCATGATCAAGGCTCTCGCGGCACCGTTCCGCGACGTCCGCTTCATTCCCACCGGCGGGATCACCGCCGCGGTGATCGCCGACTACCTGGCCCTGCCGGCGGTCCTGGCGGTCGGAGCAAGCTGGATGGTCGCGGCCGACCTGATCGCCGGTGAGCAGTGGGACGAGATCACCGCCCGCACCCGGGAGGCGCTGGCCGTCGCAGGAGGTGCGGTGTGA
- the aceB gene encoding malate synthase A, whose product MRYEIIGPMAERFDEVLTGEALDFLVALDSEFAARRVALLDTRRARRDRYATGQLPDFLPETAAVRDDPTWRVAAPAPGLEDRRVEITGPPDRKMTINALNSGAKVWLADFEDATAPTWHNVVGGQLNLIDALDRRIDFTDARGKRYALGGELATIVVRPRGWHLVEKGIVVDGRPISASLVDFGLYLFHCARRQLDAGKGPYFYLPKLESHREARLWNDIFVFAQRYLGLPQGTIRATTLIETITAAFEMEEILYELREHSAGLNAGRWDYIFSIIKNFGQWPDFVLPDRAEVTMTVPFMRAYTELLVRTCHRRGAHAIGGMAAFVPARDPQVNENALRKVRADKQREAGDGFDGSWVAHPGLVATCREVFDGVLDDRPNQLDRRRDEVTVTAAELLSVDKTPGQVTEAGVRANVAVALRYIDAWLGGAGAVALWNLMEDAATAEIARCQLWQWLHHGTPLAGGGSVTEELVRSMLAEELATVTEGRAEAERERAEQAARIVEETALGEDLPSFFTTSAYARHLRPTREPALAAV is encoded by the coding sequence ATGAGATACGAGATCATCGGCCCGATGGCCGAACGCTTCGACGAGGTCCTCACCGGCGAGGCGTTGGACTTCCTGGTCGCGCTGGACAGCGAGTTCGCGGCTCGCCGGGTGGCCCTGCTGGACACCCGCCGCGCCCGCCGCGACCGCTACGCCACCGGCCAGCTGCCCGACTTCCTGCCGGAGACCGCCGCGGTCCGCGACGACCCGACCTGGCGGGTGGCAGCGCCCGCGCCCGGTCTGGAGGACCGGCGAGTCGAGATCACCGGGCCACCGGACCGCAAGATGACCATCAACGCGTTGAACTCCGGCGCCAAGGTGTGGCTCGCCGACTTCGAGGACGCCACCGCGCCGACCTGGCACAACGTCGTCGGCGGTCAGCTCAACCTGATCGACGCACTGGACCGCCGGATCGACTTCACCGACGCGCGTGGCAAGCGGTACGCGCTCGGCGGGGAGTTGGCCACGATCGTGGTCCGGCCGCGTGGTTGGCACCTGGTGGAGAAGGGGATCGTGGTGGACGGGCGGCCGATCTCGGCCAGCCTGGTCGACTTCGGGCTGTACCTGTTCCACTGCGCCCGCCGGCAGCTCGACGCCGGCAAGGGCCCGTACTTCTACCTGCCGAAGCTGGAGAGCCACCGCGAGGCGCGGCTGTGGAACGACATCTTCGTCTTCGCCCAGCGCTACCTCGGGCTGCCGCAGGGCACCATCCGTGCCACCACGCTGATCGAGACGATCACCGCCGCGTTCGAGATGGAGGAGATCCTCTACGAGCTGCGCGAGCACTCGGCGGGCCTGAACGCCGGGCGGTGGGACTACATCTTCAGCATCATCAAGAACTTCGGTCAGTGGCCGGACTTCGTCCTGCCGGACCGTGCCGAGGTGACGATGACCGTGCCGTTCATGCGCGCGTACACCGAGCTGTTGGTGCGGACCTGCCACCGGCGCGGCGCGCACGCGATCGGCGGGATGGCCGCCTTCGTTCCGGCCCGCGACCCGCAGGTCAACGAGAACGCGTTGCGCAAGGTGCGGGCGGACAAGCAGCGCGAGGCCGGCGACGGCTTCGACGGTTCCTGGGTGGCCCACCCCGGCCTGGTGGCGACCTGCCGGGAGGTCTTCGACGGGGTGCTGGACGACCGCCCGAACCAGCTGGACCGGCGCCGTGACGAGGTGACGGTCACCGCCGCCGAGCTGCTCTCGGTGGACAAGACGCCGGGACAGGTCACCGAGGCGGGGGTGCGGGCCAACGTCGCGGTGGCGCTGCGCTACATCGACGCCTGGCTCGGCGGTGCGGGCGCGGTGGCGCTGTGGAACCTGATGGAGGACGCGGCCACCGCCGAGATCGCCCGCTGCCAGTTGTGGCAGTGGCTGCACCACGGCACCCCGCTGGCCGGCGGGGGGTCGGTGACCGAGGAACTGGTCCGCTCGATGCTCGCCGAGGAGCTGGCCACGGTGACCGAGGGGCGCGCGGAGGCGGAGCGGGAACGCGCCGAGCAGGCCGCCCGGATCGTCGAGGAGACCGCCCTCGGCGAGGACCTGCCGTCGTTCTTCACCACCAGCGCGTACGCCCGGCACCTGAGGCCCACCCGGGAGCCGGCCCTGGCAGCTGTCTAG
- a CDS encoding IclR family transcriptional regulator — translation MSTAPEDFQPVKSAGRTLDLLELLADQPQTWALGDLARALAIPKSSLHGLLRTLVGRGWVQTDESGTRFRLGLRALRVGAAYLDGDDQVGLLSGVLDELSRRFGEAVHLGRLDGDQVVYLAKRESVHRLRLYSAIGRRLPAHATALGKALLAEHPDTDVDRTLTWPLARLTPHTVTDREALHAALAMVRTSGHAVDREENAEGIRCVAMAVPLARPALDAVSVSVPVSRLSPGLEAAIVAALRELVGGLAQARSMLTT, via the coding sequence GTGTCCACCGCGCCTGAGGACTTCCAGCCCGTGAAGTCGGCCGGGCGCACCCTCGACCTGCTCGAACTGCTCGCCGATCAGCCGCAGACCTGGGCTCTGGGCGACCTGGCCCGGGCCCTCGCCATCCCGAAGAGCAGCCTGCACGGCCTGCTGCGCACGCTCGTCGGCCGCGGCTGGGTCCAGACCGACGAGAGCGGCACCCGGTTCCGACTCGGCCTGCGCGCACTGCGGGTCGGCGCCGCCTACCTGGACGGGGACGACCAGGTAGGCCTGCTGTCCGGCGTGCTGGACGAGTTGTCCCGTCGCTTCGGCGAAGCCGTGCACCTCGGTCGGCTCGACGGCGACCAGGTCGTCTACCTCGCGAAACGGGAGTCGGTGCACCGCCTACGGCTCTACAGCGCGATCGGCCGCCGGCTGCCGGCGCACGCCACCGCACTGGGCAAGGCCCTGCTGGCCGAGCACCCGGACACCGATGTCGATCGAACGCTGACCTGGCCGCTGGCCCGGCTCACGCCGCACACGGTCACCGACCGCGAGGCCCTGCACGCCGCCCTGGCGATGGTGCGGACCAGCGGGCACGCCGTCGACCGGGAGGAGAACGCCGAGGGCATCCGCTGCGTCGCGATGGCCGTACCGCTGGCCCGCCCGGCGCTCGACGCGGTGAGCGTCTCGGTGCCGGTCAGCCGGCTGAGCCCGGGACTCGAAGCGGCGATCGTCGCGGCGCTACGGGAACTGGTCGGTGGACTCGCCCAGGCCCGGAGCATGCTGACCACGTAG
- a CDS encoding DUF4253 domain-containing protein, which produces MTAQLNEMPPDLLELFVDAAARPRTLSVPLPPGRTIRGDGGDADRPTLWLSDDPAPAALWSRLHAAHPQSGLWPLLFDGYDGEPTRPWDDGEFWPERGSSPTEHDPERLLSGWWASQTTPYDGDDQLSNDRRIAVTAPYGRDWPGLAPPGEPWTTPERHADHWAEQLSLAQPAMRLGLVPAELGSDALAVLGWLGAVNHTNDPGRLSAVLRSWEDRFGVRVIGVGFAELYLSVAAPPKETSEALRVAAEHFAFCPDNVWQGQRPCTLAAYAERIVDAPTWAFWWD; this is translated from the coding sequence GTGACCGCACAGCTGAACGAGATGCCGCCTGACCTGCTGGAGTTGTTCGTGGACGCCGCGGCGCGCCCCCGGACGTTGTCCGTGCCGCTGCCGCCCGGCCGGACCATCCGCGGCGACGGGGGTGACGCCGACCGGCCCACGCTGTGGCTCAGCGACGACCCGGCTCCGGCCGCGCTGTGGTCGCGGTTGCACGCGGCGCACCCGCAGTCGGGGTTGTGGCCGTTGCTGTTCGACGGCTACGACGGTGAGCCGACGCGACCCTGGGACGATGGCGAGTTCTGGCCCGAGCGTGGGTCGTCGCCGACCGAGCACGATCCGGAGCGGCTGCTCTCCGGCTGGTGGGCCAGCCAGACGACCCCCTACGACGGCGACGACCAGCTGTCCAACGACCGGCGGATCGCCGTGACCGCCCCGTACGGGCGGGACTGGCCGGGTTTGGCACCTCCCGGTGAGCCGTGGACGACGCCGGAGCGGCACGCGGACCACTGGGCCGAGCAGTTGTCGCTTGCCCAACCGGCGATGCGTCTCGGCCTGGTCCCCGCCGAGCTGGGCAGCGACGCCCTGGCCGTCCTCGGCTGGCTGGGCGCGGTGAACCACACCAACGATCCCGGCCGGTTGTCGGCCGTGCTGCGCAGCTGGGAGGACCGGTTCGGGGTCCGGGTGATCGGGGTCGGCTTCGCCGAGCTGTATCTCAGCGTCGCGGCGCCTCCGAAGGAGACCAGCGAGGCGTTGCGGGTGGCCGCCGAGCACTTCGCCTTCTGCCCCGACAACGTGTGGCAGGGGCAGCGGCCGTGCACCCTGGCCGCCTACGCCGAGCGAATCGTCGACGCGCCGACCTGGGCGTTCTGGTGGGACTGA
- a CDS encoding endonuclease/exonuclease/phosphatase family protein: MLSRPTSSRPLVAAVALVSIAVLLAGCSVVAPVASAPLRVLQLNLCNSGMATGCYTGRSVARAAEVIRAEAPDVVTLNEICSGDMDTLERVLTDVHAGTVVAAFQPARNGRTGEPYRCVNGQQYGVGVLTHIAAPAGEHEVHAGIYPAQDPADPEQRAWLCVEARALFFACTTHLAYTSSTLALAQCAHLVGMAIPQLHADGRYRPTVVSGDLNLRQGGTPDVRSCVPEDYRHRHDGGVQQFMATADLKIESTRSVSMERTTDHAAFLVTLTLPAQGDPAH, translated from the coding sequence ATGCTTTCTCGTCCGACATCTTCCCGACCGCTGGTGGCCGCCGTCGCCCTGGTCTCGATCGCCGTGCTGTTGGCCGGCTGCTCGGTCGTCGCACCGGTCGCGTCGGCACCACTGCGGGTGCTCCAGCTGAACCTGTGCAACAGCGGCATGGCCACCGGCTGCTACACCGGCCGCTCGGTGGCCCGGGCCGCCGAGGTGATCCGGGCTGAGGCCCCCGACGTCGTCACCCTCAACGAGATCTGCTCCGGTGACATGGACACCTTGGAACGGGTGCTGACAGACGTGCACGCCGGCACGGTGGTGGCCGCCTTCCAGCCGGCGCGAAACGGCCGCACCGGTGAGCCGTACCGCTGCGTCAACGGGCAGCAGTACGGTGTCGGGGTGCTGACGCACATCGCGGCGCCGGCCGGCGAGCACGAGGTGCACGCCGGAATCTACCCGGCCCAGGATCCGGCCGACCCCGAGCAGCGGGCCTGGCTCTGCGTCGAGGCCCGCGCCCTCTTCTTCGCCTGCACCACCCACCTGGCGTACACCAGCTCGACCCTGGCCCTGGCCCAGTGCGCGCACCTGGTCGGCATGGCGATCCCGCAGCTGCACGCCGACGGCCGCTACCGGCCCACGGTGGTCAGCGGCGACCTCAACCTGCGGCAGGGTGGCACGCCCGACGTGCGGTCCTGCGTACCGGAGGACTACCGCCACCGGCACGACGGCGGGGTGCAGCAGTTCATGGCCACGGCGGACCTGAAGATCGAATCCACCAGATCGGTGAGCATGGAACGCACGACCGACCACGCGGCCTTCCTGGTGACGCTCACGCTGCCAGCTCAGGGCGACCCCGCCCACTGA
- the sthA gene encoding Si-specific NAD(P)(+) transhydrogenase translates to MYDYDLLVLGSGPSGQKAAIAAAKLGRRVGLVERRDMLGGVCINTGTVPSKTLREAVLYLTGLSQRDLYGSSYRVKDEITVSDLAARTQHVINRQTDVIRNQLARNRVAIITGTGRFADDHAVWVDGDSGRESKVTFDKAIIAAGTRPARPDSVDFDDRTIVDSDGVINLQAVPRSMVVVGAGVIGMEYASMFAALGTKVTVVERRERMLDFCDEEVVESLKYHLRDLSVTFRFGEEVASVEKHQTAALCVLKSGKKIVADTVMYSAGRQGQTDGLDLAAAGLTADRRGRIEVDANYRTAVANIYAVGDVIGFPALASTSMEQGRLAAQHACGEPDRPMHELQPIGIYTIPEISFVGKTEEELTDSATPFEVGIARYRELARGQIVGDSYGMLKLLVSPGDGRLLGVHVFGTGATEIVHIGQTVMGCGGTVEYLVDTVFNYPTLAEAYKVAALDASNKIRNITRIDG, encoded by the coding sequence GTGTATGACTACGACCTGTTGGTGCTGGGCTCCGGGCCCAGCGGTCAGAAGGCCGCCATCGCCGCCGCGAAGCTGGGCCGGCGGGTCGGTCTGGTGGAGCGGCGCGACATGCTCGGCGGGGTGTGCATAAACACCGGCACCGTGCCGTCCAAGACCCTGCGTGAGGCCGTGCTCTACCTGACCGGCCTCAGCCAGCGAGACCTCTACGGCAGCAGCTACCGGGTCAAGGACGAGATCACGGTGAGCGATCTGGCCGCCCGGACCCAGCACGTCATCAACCGGCAGACCGATGTCATCCGCAACCAACTGGCTCGCAACCGGGTCGCGATCATCACTGGTACGGGACGGTTCGCCGACGACCACGCGGTCTGGGTGGACGGCGACTCCGGACGCGAGTCCAAGGTCACCTTCGACAAGGCCATCATCGCCGCCGGCACCCGGCCGGCCCGCCCCGACAGCGTCGACTTCGACGACCGGACCATCGTGGACTCCGATGGCGTCATCAACCTCCAGGCCGTGCCCCGCAGCATGGTCGTGGTCGGCGCGGGCGTGATCGGCATGGAGTACGCCTCGATGTTCGCCGCGCTGGGCACGAAGGTCACCGTGGTGGAGCGCCGCGAGCGGATGCTCGACTTCTGCGACGAGGAGGTCGTCGAGTCGCTGAAGTACCACCTGCGGGACCTGTCCGTCACGTTCCGCTTCGGCGAGGAGGTGGCCTCGGTCGAGAAGCACCAGACCGCTGCGCTCTGCGTCCTCAAGAGCGGCAAGAAGATCGTTGCGGACACCGTCATGTACTCGGCCGGCCGGCAGGGCCAGACCGACGGGCTGGATCTGGCCGCGGCCGGATTGACCGCGGACCGGCGAGGTCGCATCGAGGTCGACGCGAACTACCGCACCGCGGTGGCGAACATCTACGCCGTCGGCGACGTGATCGGTTTCCCGGCGCTGGCCTCGACTTCCATGGAGCAGGGACGGTTGGCCGCGCAGCACGCCTGCGGTGAGCCGGACCGCCCGATGCACGAGTTGCAGCCGATCGGCATCTACACCATCCCGGAGATCAGCTTCGTCGGGAAGACCGAGGAGGAGCTGACCGACAGCGCGACGCCGTTCGAAGTGGGCATCGCCCGCTACCGCGAGCTGGCGCGCGGCCAGATCGTGGGTGACTCGTACGGCATGTTGAAGCTGCTCGTCTCGCCGGGGGACGGCCGGTTGCTCGGCGTGCACGTCTTCGGCACCGGCGCCACCGAGATCGTCCACATCGGGCAGACGGTGATGGGCTGCGGTGGCACGGTGGAATATCTGGTCGACACGGTGTTCAACTACCCGACGCTCGCCGAGGCGTACAAGGTGGCCGCCCTGGACGCGTCCAACAAGATCCGCAACATCACCCGGATCGACGGCTGA
- the aceA gene encoding isocitrate lyase, whose protein sequence is MVTAVEQLQHEWDTNPRWRGVRRSYRAEDVVRLRGAIQEEHTLARHGANRLWRLLNSEDYIHALGALTGNQAVQMVRAGLKAIYLSGWQVAADANLAGHTYPDQSLYPANSVPAVVRRINNALLRAAQITTAEGDTSGIDWLAPIVADAEAGFGGVLNAYELMNAMIAAGAAGVHWEDQLASEKKCGHLGGKVLIPTGQHIRTLEAARLAADVAGVPSVVIARTDAQAATLLTTDVDERDQPFVTGERTAEGFYRVRNGVEPCIARGLAYAPHADLLWMETSTPDLEVARRFAEAIKEQYPDQLLAYNCSPSFNWRKHLDDATIAKFQRELGHMGYKFQFITLAGFHALNYSMFDLARGYAADGMSAYVSLQEREFAAEPAGYTAVKHQREVGTGYFDLISTVLNPAAETTALRGSTEEEQFA, encoded by the coding sequence ATGGTTACCGCGGTCGAGCAGTTGCAGCACGAATGGGACACCAACCCCCGCTGGCGCGGTGTGCGGCGCAGCTATCGCGCTGAGGACGTGGTGCGGTTGCGTGGCGCGATCCAGGAGGAACACACCCTGGCCCGGCACGGCGCGAACCGGCTGTGGCGCCTGCTGAACAGCGAGGACTACATCCACGCGCTCGGCGCCCTCACCGGCAACCAGGCCGTGCAGATGGTCCGGGCCGGGCTCAAGGCGATCTACCTCTCCGGCTGGCAGGTGGCCGCCGACGCGAACCTGGCCGGGCACACCTACCCCGACCAGAGCCTCTACCCGGCCAACTCGGTGCCCGCGGTGGTGCGTCGGATCAACAACGCCCTGCTGCGCGCCGCGCAGATCACCACCGCCGAGGGGGACACCTCCGGCATCGACTGGTTGGCGCCGATCGTCGCCGACGCCGAGGCCGGCTTCGGCGGCGTGCTCAACGCGTACGAGTTGATGAACGCGATGATCGCGGCCGGCGCCGCCGGGGTGCACTGGGAGGACCAACTCGCCAGCGAGAAGAAGTGCGGTCACCTCGGCGGCAAGGTGCTGATCCCCACCGGCCAGCACATCCGCACCCTGGAGGCGGCACGGTTGGCCGCCGACGTGGCGGGCGTGCCGTCGGTCGTCATCGCCCGCACCGACGCCCAGGCCGCCACGCTGCTCACCACCGACGTCGACGAGCGGGACCAGCCGTTCGTCACCGGCGAGCGCACCGCGGAGGGCTTCTACCGGGTCCGCAACGGCGTCGAGCCGTGCATCGCCCGCGGCCTGGCGTACGCGCCGCACGCCGACCTGCTCTGGATGGAGACCAGCACGCCGGACCTGGAGGTCGCCCGGCGCTTCGCCGAGGCGATCAAGGAGCAGTACCCGGACCAGTTGCTCGCCTACAACTGCTCGCCGTCGTTCAACTGGCGCAAGCACCTCGACGACGCGACCATCGCCAAGTTCCAGCGGGAGCTCGGCCACATGGGATACAAGTTCCAGTTCATCACCCTGGCCGGCTTCCACGCCCTCAACTACTCGATGTTCGACCTGGCCCGGGGCTACGCGGCCGACGGCATGTCGGCGTACGTTTCGCTCCAGGAGCGGGAGTTCGCGGCCGAGCCGGCCGGCTACACCGCGGTCAAGCACCAGCGCGAGGTGGGTACCGGTTACTTCGACCTGATCAGCACGGTGCTCAACCCGGCCGCCGAGACCACCGCGCTGCGTGGCTCCACGGAGGAGGAGCAGTTCGCATGA
- a CDS encoding sugar kinase — protein MVNPRPKADCRYDLVSLGEVMLRLDPGEGRVRTARQFRVWEGGGEYNVARGLRRCFGLRTAVVTAFARNEVGLLLEDLILQGGVDTSLISWLPYDGIGRTVRNGLNFTERGFGVRGAVGTSDRGHSAASQLKPDDVDWDHLFGTLGVRWLHTGGIYAALSETAARTAEAAMTAARRHGTLVSYDLNYRPSLWKAVGGQDRAQEVNTRLAGLVDVMIGNEEDFTACLGFPVPDTDIHSGALDAGNFKAMIEAVVQAYPNFKVVATTLRGVRSATVNDWGAVAWAGGAFAEATHRPGLEILDRVGGGDSFASGLIYGLLERDGDLALAVEYGAAHGALAMTTPGDTSMASLAEVEALMGGAGARVQR, from the coding sequence GTGGTGAACCCTAGGCCGAAGGCCGACTGCCGCTACGACCTGGTCTCGCTCGGCGAGGTGATGCTGCGGCTCGATCCCGGTGAGGGCCGGGTCCGCACCGCCCGCCAGTTCCGGGTCTGGGAGGGCGGCGGCGAGTACAACGTCGCCCGGGGCCTGCGCCGCTGCTTCGGTCTGCGGACCGCGGTCGTCACCGCGTTCGCCCGCAACGAGGTCGGCCTGCTGCTGGAGGACCTGATCCTCCAGGGCGGCGTCGACACCAGCCTGATCAGCTGGCTGCCGTACGACGGGATCGGCCGTACCGTCCGCAACGGACTGAACTTCACCGAGCGTGGGTTCGGCGTGCGCGGCGCGGTCGGCACCTCCGACCGGGGCCACTCCGCCGCCAGCCAGCTCAAGCCGGACGACGTCGACTGGGATCACCTCTTCGGCACGCTCGGGGTGCGCTGGCTGCACACCGGCGGCATCTACGCCGCCCTGTCGGAGACGGCCGCGCGGACCGCCGAGGCCGCGATGACCGCCGCCCGTCGGCACGGCACCCTCGTGTCGTACGACCTGAACTACCGCCCGAGCCTCTGGAAGGCCGTCGGCGGCCAGGACCGCGCGCAGGAGGTGAACACCCGACTCGCCGGCCTGGTGGACGTGATGATCGGCAATGAGGAGGACTTCACCGCCTGCCTGGGGTTCCCGGTGCCGGACACCGACATCCACAGCGGGGCGCTGGACGCCGGCAACTTCAAGGCGATGATCGAGGCGGTGGTGCAGGCGTACCCCAACTTCAAGGTGGTGGCGACCACCCTGCGCGGGGTACGCAGCGCGACCGTGAACGACTGGGGTGCGGTGGCCTGGGCTGGCGGCGCGTTCGCCGAGGCCACCCACCGACCCGGCCTGGAGATCCTGGACCGGGTCGGCGGCGGCGACAGCTTCGCCTCCGGGCTGATCTACGGCCTGCTCGAACGCGACGGCGACCTGGCGCTCGCGGTGGAGTACGGCGCCGCGCACGGCGCGCTGGCCATGACCACTCCGGGCGACACGTCCATGGCCAGCCTGGCCGAGGTGGAGGCGTTGATGGGCGGCGCCGGCGCCCGCGTGCAACGCTGA